GGGCTCGCGCCGCCCGGCCTGCGCGAGACACTCGAGCGCGCGTTCGTGGCGCGCGTGACCCAGGCCGTGGCCCGGCCGGCCGAGCTGGGCGTCGACACGCTGTTCTATGCCGCGCAGGTCGAGAATCCCACCACGCGCGCGGCCCTGCGCGGCGCCGCCGTGGCGGCCGTGGCGCGCGACCCCGCGCAGTGGAGCGGCTACAGCGCAAAGCCGCTGCGCCTCGCACCCACTCCCGACTCACCGCTCGCGGAGTGTCTCGCGCGAGAGACCGCCGCCAACCTCGACTGGGAGATCGACCAGCAGTCCACCGATGGCTCCTGGCAGCCGAACTGGACCTGGCAGGGTCAGTTTCCCGCCGCCTGGGAGGGCGCGCGGCGGGAGTGGCAAGGCGAGCTCACGCTGCGCGCGCTGCGCAGCCTGCGCGCCTTCGGGCGGCTCGAAGCCGCTTAACGCGACCCCGCGAACTGCCGATTTGCGGAGAGTCCGGACGAGGGCTTTGTACGATGGACAAGAGCGCGAGCCAGAGGAGCGCGGTGGCGGGTGTGACGGACGTGCTCCCGGAAGTCACGACGGCGTTCTCGCGCCAGGGCGCGCTCGGCGTGCTGTACGTGGACTGCAGCGCGCTCGACGAGGTCGAGCGGCGCTACGGCGAGGAGGCGCAGCTGCGCTCGCTCGCCGCGCTCGCCGACGTCGTGGGCGGCGCGTGTCTCGAAGTCCTGGGCCGGCGCGCGCCGCAGGCGCGCGGCGAGCTGGGCCGCAGCGAGTTCGTGTGCTTCGTGCCGTGCGAGGCGGGCGACGTGGACTTCCACGCCAAGGTGCTGCCCGCGCTCGAGCGCACCGCGCGCGAGCGGCTCGCGCGCAACGCGCAGCGCATCGCGTATCCCTACCTGCGCCGTCTGCCGCCGTTGCCGATCGGCTGCGCCTACACGCTGCGCAATCCGCTGCTCGCGGCGCTCACCCAGGTGCGCGAGGCGCTGGACCGCGCGCGCGCCGACGCCGAGCTCAACGCGCGCATCGCCCAGCGCGGCCGCCGGCGCGACTTCCTGGACCTGCTCTTGCAGGGCAAGCTGCACTCGGTCTACGAGCCGGTGGTCGACGCCAAGTCACTGACCGTGTACGGCTACGAGGCGCTGGTGCGCGGCGTCGAGGGCACCGAGCTGGCGTCGCCGGCCGAGCTGTTTCCCGTGGCGGCGGCCGAGAACCTGCTGTTCGAGCTCGACTGCCAGTGCCGGCGCGCCGCGGTCGAGGGCGCGGCCGGCTTCCCGCAGGGCGCGAAGCTGTTCATGAACATCCGCCCCACGGCGATCCACGACCCGAACTTCCAGCCCGACGCGCTGACCCGCACGCTCGACCGCTGCGGACTCGCTCCCAACGACGTGGTGTTCGAGATCTCGGAGCAGGAGTCGATCGACAACTACGCCATCTTCCGCGAGGCGCGCGACGACTACGGCAAGCTCGGCTTCCAGTTCGCGCTCGACGACACCGGCGCGGGCTACGCGAGCCTCGAGGCGGTGCTCGAGCTGACTCCCGAGTTCATCAAGGTCGACCGCGCCTTCGTGCACGGCATCGACCAGGACTCCGCGCGCCAGAACATGCTGCGCGCCTTCCAGACCATTGCCAGCGACATGAACGCGCGCATCATCGGCGAGGGTCTCGACACACTCGAGGAGCTGCGCATGCTGGGCGAGCTCGGCATCCAGTTCGGGCAGGGCTGGCTGTTCGGCAAGCCCGCGCCGCTACGGGCTGGCGACTAGCTTCATCGCCCAGCTCTGCAGAGCGACTCGCAGGACCCGGTCGCCGGCGAAGGAGCCGACGTAGAGCTGGTCGTCGACCAGCAGCGCCGAGGTGCCGCCGCCCATCGGCGGGCCGACGTTCTCGTACAGCGCGTAGTCCTTCATGTCGCGCGGATCGAGCAGCACGATCGAGAAGTGGAACGGGCACTGGCCGTGCTCGAGGCCGCCGCAGGCCATGATCTCGTTCAGCGGCGCGTTGTGCGACGCGACCAGCAGCTTGCCGCCGGGCGCCCAGTTCACGTTGTCGGGGCTGGCGATCTGGAGCTTGGCCAGGAGCCGGCCGGTGCGGCGCTCGAACTCGCGCAGCTCGTCGGCGAGATACTCGTCGACGAACAGGGTCTCGCCGTCGGGCGAGACCGCGATGCCGTTGGGGGCGGGCGCCTCGGTGCCCGGGATCGCGCGCATGGCCGCGCCCGGATGCCATTCCAGCACCGCGCCCGTCGAGCCGCGCAAGAGCCCCCAGAGCACCGAGCGCAGCGGGTGCGCGCGCGACGCGAAGTGAGTCGTGACGAAGCCGCCGTCGGGCAGGGCAGCCACGTCGTTCAGCAGCGCGTCGTCCGGGGCGAGCACGCAGCCGCGCCAGGCGAGGGCGGGCGCCTTGGGTGAGTCGCTCACTTCGAACAGCTCGACGGACTCGCGCCCGCCGTGGTTCACCACCAGGAGCTCGAGCGCGCCGTCGGGCCGCCGGGCCAGGTCGAGGCCGTGGGGGCTGAGCTTGTCCCCCGGCGCCCCGGGGCAGGCCGGGTCGCCCCAGCCGGCGCGCGGCGGCGCGTCGGGCACTCCGGGCAGCGGGTAGGCGGGCGAACGCGACTCACTCTCGAGCGCCAGGAACGAGAGCGACCCCGGATGCGGGCCGTCCGGCACGCCCATCTCACTCACCACCAGCACGTGCGCCGCCGGCAGCAGCGCCAGGTCCTCGGGGTTGTGGAAGCCACAGATCGGGTGCGCGTCCTTGGACGGCGCGCAGTCCGTGATCGGCGCGCGCGCCCGCGAGCAGGCGCCGGCGGCGAGCAGCGCGAGCGCCCCGGCGAGGACGCGTCTCACGCGAACGTCGCCAGCACCGGCGCGTGGTCCGATGCGCCCTTGCCCTTGCGCTCCTCGCGGTCGATCGCCACGTCGGCCAGCCGCGCGTACAGCGCGGGGGTCAGGAGCAGGTGGTCGATGCGCAGGCCGCGGTTCTTCGGGAACCCGAGCAGCCGGTAGTCCCACCAGGTGAACGCCTGGAGCTTCGGGTACTTCTCGCGGAACGAGTCGATCAGGCCCCACTCACGGAGCCGGGCGAGTGCGGCGCGCTCGAGCTCGCTGCACATGATCTGGCCGACCCAGAGCGCCGGGTCGTGCACGTCGAGGTCGGCGGGCGCGACGTTGAAGTCACCGGCCAGCACGAGCGGCGCGCTCGGGTCGCACTCGCGCTCCAGATACTTCCGCAGCCGCTCGTACCACTCGAGCTTGAACGCGTACTTCTCGGAGCCGACCTTCTGCCCGTTCGGCACGTAGGCGGTGATGACGCGCACACCGTCGACCGTCGCGGCCAGGAGCCGGGCCTGGCTGTCGTCGCCGCCGTCGCGCAGACCCGCGCGCACGTCGCGGACGGCCGTGCGCGCCAGGATCGCCACGCCGTTGTAGCCCTTCTGGCCGGCCGTCACCGACTCGTAGCCCGCGGCACGCAGCGCCAGGGCCGGGAAATCCGCGTCCACGACCTTGGTCTCCTGCAGGCAGACCACGTCGGGTGAGTGGCGCGCCAGCAGCGCCAGCAGCCGGTCGTGCCGCTGGCGGATCGAGTTCACGTTCCAAGTAACCAATCGCATCGCCGGACATCGTATCTCGCGACGCCGCTTGACGGGTGGGCGGCGACCGGCCGAAGGTGTCCAGATGCGGTGCTCGCAATGCAGTGCAGAGCTCCTGGCAGGCAGGAAGTTCTGCGTCCAGTGCGGAGCGCCCGCGCAGGTCTCGTGCGCGCATTGCGGCGCGCCGGTCGAGGCGGGCTGGCGCTTCTGCCCCGACTGCGGCCGCGAGGTGGCGCCGGCCGCCGGCGCGGAGCCGCAAGTGACCCTGATCTCCATGACCCCGCCGCCGGCCCCGGCGTCGCCTGCGCGCGAGGCGCCGCGGCCGGTCCTGTCGCGCGTGCTGCCCGAGACCGCGAGCGAGCGCGTGCGCGCCGCCGCGGCCGGCGCGGTCGCCGGTGAGCGCAAGCGGGCGACGGTGTTCTTCTGCGACCTGGTCGGCTCGACCGCGATCGCCGAACGGCTCGACCCCGAGGAGTACCGCGAGCTGCTCGACCAGTATCTCGAGCTCGTGCTGGGCGAGATCTACCGCTTCGAGGGCATCGTCAACCAGCTCGCGGGCGACGGCATGATGGCGCTGTTCGGCGCGCCGATCGCGCACGAGGACGCGCCCGAGCGCGCGGTGCTGGCCGGGCTCGCGATCCAGCGCGAGCTGCTCACGCTGTCGGAACGGCTGCTCGCCGAGGGCGGCGTCGCCCTGCGCGCGCGCATCGGCATCCACACCGGCGTCGTGGTCGCCGGCACGGTCGGCAACGAGCTCAAGATGGACTACACCGCGACGGGAGACACGACCAACCTCGCCGCGCGCCTCCAGTCACTCGCCACGCCCGGCACGATCCTGGTCTCCGACGCGACTCACGCGCTGCTGCGCGGCCGCTTCAAGACGCGCGCGGTCGGACCGTTCGAGGTGAAGGGCAAGAGCGAGCCGATCGCCGCCCACGAAGTCGAGGGCATGGCCGAGAAGTCGCAGAGCTTCGCCATGACCGAGCGCGGTGAGCTCACGCCGCTGGTCGGCCGCGACGCCGAGCTGGGCCAGGTGATCTCCTGCTTCGAGCGGCTGGACGGGGGCCTGGCGCAGATCGTGTCGGTCGTGGGCGACGCCGGCATGGGCAAGTCGCGCCTGGTGCACGAGCTCCGCAAGCGGCTCAAGGGCCGCGACGTGGAGCTGCTCGAGGCGCGCTGCTCGTCCCTGACGCGCTCGGTGCCGTACTCGCCCTGGCTGCAGATGTTCCGGCGCTGGTTCGAGATCGACCCGGCCGACGACGCGGCCACCAAGATCCGGAAGATCGCGACCGGCTTCACCGACGAATCCGGCGCACTCGATCCCGGCTACGCCTACGTGTGCTGGATGCTGGGACTCACTCCCGAGGGCGAGCGGCCCAGCGACGACGCGGTGCGCGTGGGCAGCTTCGAGGCCGTGGGCCGGCTGATCGGGCGCAAGGCCGAGCGCGTGCCGGTGGTGATCCTGATCGAGGACCTGCACTGGATCGACGACGCCTCGCGCGAGATGCTCGAGCTGTCGCTCTCGCAGGCGCACATCAAGCGGGTGATGTTCCTGGTGACTCACCGGAACGACTTCCGCGCCAGCTGGCAGTCACATGCGGCGATCACGCAGCTCCGGCTGCGGCCGCTCACCGACGGCGAGGCGGCGCTGATCGTGTCCGCGCGCGCGGGCGGCGCGGTCCCGCCCGAGGTCGAGCGGCGCATCCTGCGCAAGGCCGACGGCAACCCGTTCTATCTCGAGGAGCTGACCCGGGCGCTGGTCGAGGACGGCACGCTCGCGCTGCGCGACGGCACCGTGCGCGCCACGCGCAGCGCCGACGAGATCCGCATTCCCGACACGATCGGCGAGCTCCTGGGAGCGCGCATCGACCGGCTGACCCCGGCCGCCAAGCGCGTGGCGCAGGTGGCCGCGGTGCTCGGCCGCCAGTTCGCGCGCACGCACGTCGAGCGGCTGCTCGAGGGCGAGCCGATCGACGTGCTGGCCGAGCTCTACGAGCTCGAGAAGCGCGGCATCCTGCACCGCAACGGCTCGATGGAGCTCGGCGAGCTGCGCTTCGGCGAGAGTCTCACCCAGGAAGTCGCGTACGAGGGGCTGCTCATGCGCGAGCGCCGGCAGCTCCACGACCGCGCCGCGGGGCTGTTCGCGGCCGAGGGTGGCTCGGTGCCCCCGGGCGGCGACGTGCGGCGCCTGCGCGCCCTGGCCGCGCACCACTGGGCGCGCGGCGACGACCGCTCGCGCGGCATCCAGGCGCTGCTCGACGCGGCGAAGGAGGCCCTCGCCGTGCCGTCGTACGGCGACGCCATCCGGCTGTTCCGCGAAGCCTGGCAGCTCGCCGAGATCACGCTCGGCGAGCGGCGCGAGAGCAGCGGCGACGCCAAGCGACTCGCCCTGCGCGCCGCCGTCGGCATCAGCGTCGCGGCGGTGATCTACGGCGACTCCGGCTCCGAGCGCGACGAGACGGCGACCCAGCGCGGCATCGGCCTGGCCGAGGAGCTCGGCGACGACGAGTCACTCGCCCAGCTGCTCGTGAACCACGGCATCGTGGTGCTGAACAGCGGGCGGGAGCGCTTTGCCGAGGGGCTCGAGCTGGCCGAGCGCGGCGTCGCGATCGCGCGCCGGGCCGGGCTCCTGGCGCAGCTGCCCAAGATCTCGCGCGGCCTGGTCTGGGGCTACCTGCTCGACGCGCGCTTCCAGGAGGCGCGCGACCAGGTGGAGTCCGTGCTGCAGTCACTGATCGAGGCCGGCCACGAGGAGCGCAACAGCGAGATCTATCTCGGCACGCGCTACTTCCGCAACCGCGTGATCCTCGAGTCCGACGGCATCGACGAGGCCGAGGCCGACGCGCTCGACGTCTTTGCGCGCGCGCAGCAGGCCAACAACCGCACCATGTACTGCGCGGCGGCGTCGGTGCTGTCGTCGATCGGGGTCATGCGCGGTGACTCGGCCAAGGCCGAGTACTGGGCCGGGCTCGCACTGCCCGTCGCCGAGCAGATCCAGAACCTGGCCGCGGTGCGCGGCTCCGCCGCGTCGCTCCTGCTCGCGCGCGCCGACCGCGGCGACCACAACGCCAGCCAGGCCGAGCTCGATCGGCTCGAGCGCGGCCTGTTCGCGGCGGGGGACCTCGGCATCAACTCCGAGAACATCGTCGAGGCCCTGGTCGAGGTGGGCGAGCTGCGGCGCGCGCGGCGCATTGCCCAGACCCGCGTGGAACTCTCGGGCGGGCGGCTGCGCGAGGCCCGGGCGACGCTCATGACGGGCCTGGTGGCCCTGGCCGGCGGCCCGGACGATCACGCCGACGCCGAGCGCGCCTTCACCGAGACGCTCGCGCGCGGCATCGAGATCGGCGCGCGCTCGCTCGAGGGGCGCGCGCACCTGGGGCTGGCCGAGCTCGCGCACGAACGCGGCGACGTGTCCGCCATGGAGAGCCACGCCCGCCGCGCGCTCGCCATCCTGCGCCCGATGGGCTTCGGCCGCTACGCCATGCGCGCCGCGCGGCTCCTGCTGGAGCGGCTCGAAGGCGCGCCACCGAACGCCTGATCGCGTGGGCACCCGACCCACGCTCTGTTTTCGCAATTGACAGGCGCGCTCGAGGCGAGTAACCCGAATTCCGACACAAGCGCGAAGGACCCCCCGATGGCGCGCTACGCGTACGACCGATTGACCGCGCTCGACAACTCGTTCCTGCTGCTCGAGAAGCCGAACGCCTACATGCACGTGGCTGCGACGCAGGTCTTCAAGACCGGCCCGCTGCGCACGGAAGGCGGCGGCGTCGACGCCGCGCGCATTCGCAAGCTCGTGGCGGCGCTCCTGCACCGCATTCCGCGCTACCGCCAGAAGCTCGCGTGGATCCCGTTCGAGAGTCACCCCGTCTGGGTCGACGATGAGAACTTCAACCTCGACTACCACCTGCGCCACACCGCGCTGCCGCGGCCGGGCAACGACGAGCAGCTCAAGCGCCTGTCCGCGCGCGTGATGCAGCAGCACCTCGACCGCGACCGCCCGCTGTGGGAGATGTGGGTGGTCGAGGGGCTCGAGGACGACCGCTTCGCGATCATCTCGAAGACGCACCACTGCATGATCGACGGCGTGTCCGGCGTCGACATCATGCGCGTGTTGATGTCGCCCGACCCCGACACGTCGCTGCCCGAGGAGCCGAGCTGGGTTCCGCGGCCGGCGCCGTCGGGGTTCGAGCTCATGCGCCACGAGTTCATGCGCCGTGCCTGGCTGCCCGTCGAAGTGCTGCGCGGCGCGGCCAGCCTGGTGCGCGCGGCGCAGGACGTGCGGTTCGATCTCATGACGCGCGTGCGCGCGCTCTCGGAGGCGCTGGGCGGCAGCCTGCGCCTTCCGTCGGAGACGCCGATCAACCGCGAGATCGGCCCGCACCGGCGCTTCGACTGGCTGACGCTGGACCTGGGCGAGCTGAAGCAGATGCGCAAGGCGCTGGGCGGGTCACTCAACGACCTCGTGCTCACGGTCGTGACGGGTGCGGTGCGCTCGTTCCTGCGCACGAGACATGTGAATCCCGAC
The nucleotide sequence above comes from Myxococcota bacterium. Encoded proteins:
- a CDS encoding EAL domain-containing protein gives rise to the protein MAGVTDVLPEVTTAFSRQGALGVLYVDCSALDEVERRYGEEAQLRSLAALADVVGGACLEVLGRRAPQARGELGRSEFVCFVPCEAGDVDFHAKVLPALERTARERLARNAQRIAYPYLRRLPPLPIGCAYTLRNPLLAALTQVREALDRARADAELNARIAQRGRRRDFLDLLLQGKLHSVYEPVVDAKSLTVYGYEALVRGVEGTELASPAELFPVAAAENLLFELDCQCRRAAVEGAAGFPQGAKLFMNIRPTAIHDPNFQPDALTRTLDRCGLAPNDVVFEISEQESIDNYAIFREARDDYGKLGFQFALDDTGAGYASLEAVLELTPEFIKVDRAFVHGIDQDSARQNMLRAFQTIASDMNARIIGEGLDTLEELRMLGELGIQFGQGWLFGKPAPLRAGD
- the xth gene encoding exodeoxyribonuclease III, yielding MRLVTWNVNSIRQRHDRLLALLARHSPDVVCLQETKVVDADFPALALRAAGYESVTAGQKGYNGVAILARTAVRDVRAGLRDGGDDSQARLLAATVDGVRVITAYVPNGQKVGSEKYAFKLEWYERLRKYLERECDPSAPLVLAGDFNVAPADLDVHDPALWVGQIMCSELERAALARLREWGLIDSFREKYPKLQAFTWWDYRLLGFPKNRGLRIDHLLLTPALYARLADVAIDREERKGKGASDHAPVLATFA
- a CDS encoding adenylate/guanylate cyclase domain-containing protein; protein product: MRCSQCSAELLAGRKFCVQCGAPAQVSCAHCGAPVEAGWRFCPDCGREVAPAAGAEPQVTLISMTPPPAPASPAREAPRPVLSRVLPETASERVRAAAAGAVAGERKRATVFFCDLVGSTAIAERLDPEEYRELLDQYLELVLGEIYRFEGIVNQLAGDGMMALFGAPIAHEDAPERAVLAGLAIQRELLTLSERLLAEGGVALRARIGIHTGVVVAGTVGNELKMDYTATGDTTNLAARLQSLATPGTILVSDATHALLRGRFKTRAVGPFEVKGKSEPIAAHEVEGMAEKSQSFAMTERGELTPLVGRDAELGQVISCFERLDGGLAQIVSVVGDAGMGKSRLVHELRKRLKGRDVELLEARCSSLTRSVPYSPWLQMFRRWFEIDPADDAATKIRKIATGFTDESGALDPGYAYVCWMLGLTPEGERPSDDAVRVGSFEAVGRLIGRKAERVPVVILIEDLHWIDDASREMLELSLSQAHIKRVMFLVTHRNDFRASWQSHAAITQLRLRPLTDGEAALIVSARAGGAVPPEVERRILRKADGNPFYLEELTRALVEDGTLALRDGTVRATRSADEIRIPDTIGELLGARIDRLTPAAKRVAQVAAVLGRQFARTHVERLLEGEPIDVLAELYELEKRGILHRNGSMELGELRFGESLTQEVAYEGLLMRERRQLHDRAAGLFAAEGGSVPPGGDVRRLRALAAHHWARGDDRSRGIQALLDAAKEALAVPSYGDAIRLFREAWQLAEITLGERRESSGDAKRLALRAAVGISVAAVIYGDSGSERDETATQRGIGLAEELGDDESLAQLLVNHGIVVLNSGRERFAEGLELAERGVAIARRAGLLAQLPKISRGLVWGYLLDARFQEARDQVESVLQSLIEAGHEERNSEIYLGTRYFRNRVILESDGIDEAEADALDVFARAQQANNRTMYCAAASVLSSIGVMRGDSAKAEYWAGLALPVAEQIQNLAAVRGSAASLLLARADRGDHNASQAELDRLERGLFAAGDLGINSENIVEALVEVGELRRARRIAQTRVELSGGRLREARATLMTGLVALAGGPDDHADAERAFTETLARGIEIGARSLEGRAHLGLAELAHERGDVSAMESHARRALAILRPMGFGRYAMRAARLLLERLEGAPPNA
- a CDS encoding wax ester/triacylglycerol synthase family O-acyltransferase — translated: MARYAYDRLTALDNSFLLLEKPNAYMHVAATQVFKTGPLRTEGGGVDAARIRKLVAALLHRIPRYRQKLAWIPFESHPVWVDDENFNLDYHLRHTALPRPGNDEQLKRLSARVMQQHLDRDRPLWEMWVVEGLEDDRFAIISKTHHCMIDGVSGVDIMRVLMSPDPDTSLPEEPSWVPRPAPSGFELMRHEFMRRAWLPVEVLRGAASLVRAAQDVRFDLMTRVRALSEALGGSLRLPSETPINREIGPHRRFDWLTLDLGELKQMRKALGGSLNDLVLTVVTGAVRSFLRTRHVNPDRLDFRVMAPVSVRSEDQRGALGNRVSAWIVPLPIDEPDPRAQLARIIDKTTRLKVSNSAVGAEVLTQAAEYTPSTLLALGARNIARLLPFNLVVTNVPGPQAPMYMLGAEMTECYPHVPLTDRLGLGIALMSYNGRLCWGFSGDYDLMPDLREFVGAIEAAFRELQELAHTRPVTLGNGHDRAASAS